Genomic DNA from Jonesia denitrificans DSM 20603:
GCGCTGGTCGCGGTTCCGAGCAACAGATCTCTAATGCGCGTTCCGGTATTTCTGAGGTCGCCCATGATCTGCTCCACTCCCCTGGGCAGGTTCTCGTGCATGGGGATGACACCGCACTTGTTCGTTTGTTGGGTGAGCGGGAACGGTCACTTGACGATGCGCTGGAACGTAATTCCCGACTTGATGCGCTGGCACAGTTTGTGTTTGTGTTCGCGGTTGTCGCATCGGCTGTCAGTGCGGCGGTCGTGTCGATTCCCGCGACGAACGCCGGGTTGTTGTCCCCGGTGGCGTTGGCGGTTGTGGTGTTGACCCCCCTCGCGGTGTTTGAGATTCATCAAGGGTTGCCGGCTGCAGCGTTGCAGTTGCACACCTCAGCGACCGCGGCCCGGCGTATTGTGGCGTTACTTGACGATGCGGCACGCCCCTTGGATGACACGGCCACGGATGATCTTTCTGCGGTGTCTGCTCACCCGACCTTGGTTGCTGAGGGGCTTGCGGCTGGGTGGCCTGGTCACACGGTGGTGTCTGGGGTGTCTTTGACGGCGCTGCCTGGGCAGTCCATTGCGTTGGCTGGACCTTCGGGGACTGGGAAAACGACCTTGCTGTATACGTTGGCGGGGTTGCTTCCAGCACATGCGGGCACGGTCATGGTGGATGGGGCGCGCATTGGTCCGGCGAACCAGCACGACGCCGCAGCGCATGTTGTGGTCGTGGCTGAGGATGACCATGTTTTTGACACCACGATTCTTGAGAATCTGCGGGTTGCTCGCGGAGACGTCACCCCTGACGATGCGCGTGCCGCATTGGCTGCGGCCGGGTTGGCGCAGTGGGTTGAGGGGTTGCCTGAAGGGCTTGACACTGTGTTGGGACCGGATGGGACCACGATGTCTGGTGGGGAG
This window encodes:
- the cydC gene encoding thiol reductant ABC exporter subunit CydC → MTRSGGVGERVGAVRDLRVALGLLDVSPWAVIKAVTAGVVALGSAIALGAVSAWLIARASQMPPVMMLSVATVAVRAFGVTRGLFRYLERLASHQVALSGMASLRTNVYDRLSRGNIAAVTSVSRGDLMTRVSADVDAVGDVIVKAVIPGAVAAVLSVGSLLLIGSLYPPAALTLAVCMILAGVVAPWLAQRAGRGSEQQISNARSGISEVAHDLLHSPGQVLVHGDDTALVRLLGERERSLDDALERNSRLDALAQFVFVFAVVASAVSAAVVSIPATNAGLLSPVALAVVVLTPLAVFEIHQGLPAAALQLHTSATAARRIVALLDDAARPLDDTATDDLSAVSAHPTLVAEGLAAGWPGHTVVSGVSLTALPGQSIALAGPSGTGKTTLLYTLAGLLPAHAGTVMVDGARIGPANQHDAAAHVVVVAEDDHVFDTTILENLRVARGDVTPDDARAALAAAGLAQWVEGLPEGLDTVLGPDGTTMSGGERRRLLVARALCSSAPIVLFDEPGEHLDPETADTVITDLLTTVANDHGRTVVVATHRLTPLRHASTVVYLEDGGIAARGSHEELVAGHAGYRRAVDAEAPVVQ